ctacgttcagattatgagctatatcacttgatatagagcatcttgacatcagtgtttgtacatctagttttcactggaaataatgcatatggcacctcatgtcaagattcgctatatcaagtgatatagctcataatctgaacgtactataaGACGTCTCATGTCAAGATTCTCTATATCAAGTAGCTATATCACCAGTCTGAAcgtagtcttatttcggccggagatacgggtttgacatcagaacttgaagattcacatgcgtacttttgccccacccgttcctgcgtacttttaccccacagtcccaaaatttattcaagttatgatttttacttcttggaaaaccaaccggattggtgttctgcactcagcgaactgtactatcgaaattcataactggcgccttatgaaacTTCGACTGCTTTTTCCATCAACAGtccttcttatacgcagttaccttcccgagtattcaagcgtcgatgggcgtgtggtctacataccggcctcccgaccccgacgtccatggttcgaacccagtctgccgtactttgctttttttcaaatgaaaatcatcattcataaggcaacatattgaaattcataccgattccttgtggcaaattttcataaagcgtttgattgaaaatcatacgtccattttcctcagtgtgcaccataaagtactctataccagagtctattatatagagttgcgcaaagaggatcttcttactcttattctgaatgatgctcttgttattatgttgaaaactttcatttttgttcaacccttcaagtgacttcacgggagtgatcacttctaaagctttttaattcgatccccaaagtcacctacagagtgcaaacgcgtgagtttcttgttgcaactttattggggggtgtattgaagttttttgaagctgtttctagaacaaatctaatacatttcaattcatgagttttaattcgccataataatcaacaatacttccgccttaccaacaagcatttgtttactttgctcgaaaggtagacggtttgacagttcaataggtagatttggcttcactctttgcgtaactctatatataatagactctgctcTATACAATAAGTTATTGAactggtataatgttcacctgattgaacgtttatatggtaatggaatactagttgcggaaacacaattatttttagcaaaatgatcaaATGATAACTATCTTCATATcttccttgttgtttattcaaatcgtttacaactacacatgataatagttggccagaatacctgtcaaactgatgcagtggtgctggtttcttttttattacttcaaaaaattactacttaTTAAtctgcgttgcgttgcgttgcgttgtaaaaaaaatactactTATTAATCTGTCACataaagtttaatttgatttcaattcgcAAATCAGATCAAATCCTTAAAGAGTCAAATATAATTGTACAACGATTTGTTTGTATTTCTTACCTTTTATATCTCGTGAGAGAGCACAGATATGAAAATCGAGCTGAAAATATTATGCACCTCATATGTAAAAATTATTGATGTTCATAAGATTCCCTTATGAATTTCTGCATGGgccataaaataaatttaatattttcaaaagaCAAACTTATGAAAGTAATTCTTGATAATTTTATTGTTCTGAGTAGCACACATTTCATAAGAAAATcatataaaatttataattcttatagcaaaaaaaacataagatattTGTATGATTATCACTAGTTTTCTTGGCTGAGtgattaagcgcctgctttggcaaaagaGCCAAAAAAGTATTAGGGCTGATGTCCACGTAgcgccgcgttcacgcaaggtacccagcaacGTGTGCaggactacatttgatgctgggtaccttgcgtggaccaggagggtgaaacgcctgtcatccgcggtacaatggcactcaaCCCAACATCGgttttggtacttctgtttttggtacccaatatctgggtagtatacccgaattcagcgctcattttgggtAATTGGTTCttacgcagttagtgctaattatcggcaattaacttctcctggcgaaaacttgcaatttgtcgaggtacatcgagccttttgtatttgtatggcttctttatgtcgaaaaatagctcgtcgatgcatccgaagttttgttatcatgaattaaacgaaattaaaacaaaaacattgtacgccatattgaatgaatggtgggtaggcgtattagccttctcgTCAGTCCCCtggcgtggacgcggcgtgcacgcccgaataaaaaagtccaatagaaatacaatagAAATTGTTGTAACAATACGATGaatttaattgtaattacaataaactctattgttgctcacaatagaataacaattaagaatattgttttaCACCACAAATCCTATTATAAATGgctgttttacaatagaaaataggggttgttagttaccgtaacaataaaaaatcgtttttttctcgaacaaatttttgccattacaatagaatttatttggcaatttaattggtacaatagaagaacaataaaactgattgtaattttatgatatttttatgtaattctattgtattttctattcgggcgcagcttgaaaaaacgctacgtgggcatcggcccgtAGTCGTGCATACGTTTGCGTGTGCATTACTTTATTTGATgttgggtaccttgcgtgaacgcggcgtgcttacttcatgggctacagctcttcgatgaacctacgccgaatggagtatccttctccactggactcgatcctgggccaatcgcttccagtcgccctgaacattgagcgccctcaggtcctcttcaactgcaaaaagccatcgtgtacgcggccttccacgaagcctgcggcctcttccgggttctctactaaatattatcttcgcttgacgttcttccggcatacgaacaacgtgaccagcccaccgtagtctgccgtgttgtataagcttaataatatccagcccttcatacacctggtacaattcgtgattcatgcggtgccgccagataccgttctcctgtttaccgccgagtattgtccgcagcaccttacgctcaaacactccgagagctctccgatcagcctcctttaacgtccatgtctcatggccgtataaagccaccggaagaatcagagtagtatacagcgcgagttttgttttcgtttgcagactacgggacttaagctggttacgaagtccgtaataagtcctatttgcagctgcaatacgccttttcacctcgcgggtaatatcattatcgcacgtcactaatgttccaagatacacaaattcttctaccacttcaaatttttcaccatccagcactatttcgctaccaccaccactaatgaacccacgttgattgccagcgaccatgtacttcgttttgctggtattgatcgtgagtccaatcctcgctgtctccctcttaaaaggcgcaaaagcctcttccacggcacggcgatcaattccgataatatcgatatcgtccgcaaatcccaggagcatatgcgattttgtgataatggtaccgcttctttgcacaccagctctcctaatcactccctcgagcgctatattgaacagtaggttcgagagtgcatcaccctgctttaatccatctaaggtaacaaatgacgtcgatatttcatccgcaacccttacacttgatttcgatccgtccaacgttatacgaatcagccgtatcagtttcgccggaaaaccatgttcaagcataatttgccataattcattccgtttcactgaatcgtacgccgccttgaaatcaataaacagatgatgtgtctgcaagttgtactcccggaatttatcatctgaacgcggcgtgcacgcagcgtaaaaaaacgctacgtgaaCATCGGCCCTTataaatcttaataataaataagatATATAACATTAAATTCTTTACGTGTAGTTGGAAACATTtttgtgaaatatttcaaacaacttaataaataaatttccggCGTCCGTCcgaaatttgaatttccacggtaCATGCACGCGGTGTGAAACATTATTCATCAGAACAAAATTTGCAAAGCCCAAACTTCACAACAACCAATGACAGAAAGTTGCAGTATTTTGTGGAATTTGTGCAAAAAGACGTGAAAGGTAAACGATAGTGATTTGTTTAGATTTGAGTTAGTACAAAAGCCATACAGCATTTGCATTCAATTAGTGTTTACGGTAATATTAAAAAGTATAATTTTCAATTAGTTCAAAAACTAGTGGAGAATTGATTTGCGGTGGCCAGCAGAGCTCAGAGCAATCATGGTTACAATTGGCGAAGCCTTTTCACCGGTCGATGGGATTGTTTATTCAACTAGTGATGTCAAGGTTAAAATTGGGAACAATATCATTACTTCCGTCGGAGAGTTGCATCTTACGGAATGGTATGATCAACGTCTTTATATACTTTTTCTGAAAACAATCTGTGTGGCTTACACATTGTAATCTATATTTTACAGTTCATTGATCTGGAGTTGTGAGGAACGGAACAGTAGCATTTCAATTCCGTGGCCCCGCGTTGGTGTACAGGCAATCACTTCAAACCCAGACAAGTGTATCTACCTAATGCTGGATATCAACCTGACATGGCCGGGGTTCTATGAAGGCCGAGCGCAAAACAACGGCCATGGTCCGGGAGAGGGGGAAGGCGAGGAAGACGAAAATGATGAAGGCCACGAGTCGGACGGATCCGAGACTGAAATGACTGAAATGTGGTTGCTTCCTCCTACGCCGCAAATTGTAGACGAGATCTACAGTGCAATGAGGGAATGCCAGAGTTTAAATCCAGACCCGGGTGCAGTAAGTGAAGACGAAGACTATATGGAAGCGGAAGAAGATGAGCTCGGAGAAGTAGACGATATGCGGAATCTTCAATTGGACGGTAAGATTCAATGttgtaacaatttttttttcatttgtatgCATGGTAACTAACGATAAATTATGGTAAAGATAACCGTGATTGTAATTGCAGACGAGGATAAATTTGCCGACGCAGAGGAATAAGTCGCGGCTTCGTTCTCAGTTCtctaaaattatgtttgttcaaATGCGGAGGCATCAACGCATTACAATTTCTTCAAGGATGCTGCTGGGATGGATCAACCGCAATGCGGATTGACATAATTGTGTTAGGTTTATGAAACAATTCCATGTTAATCGACACGAATCTGAATAATGTGAACactgaataatttaaaaataaagccATGAAGTGTATACAACTAATTGGTATTACTTTTATACTTGGTATTAAATAAGTTCTGATAAATCCACAAAGCGTTGTTGGTGCTTTTCACGTGCGTAGGGAAAAGTAAAATGTAGATAAGAGAAGCTTGTAAGGCACTGAGAAATGAATAGGCCCCATTATTCACATTTGGCCATATTCATTTCAAAAACTCCTATTGAACTAACATTCATACAGTTATTAAATGAAAGCTTTTTTTATACCCGCCATGAGTTTTGTGTGGCAAGTGATGGGTTCCCGATACCAGTTAATGAAGAACAGGTTGACAATGACCacttgacctttcccgtcaaaaattgtatctcgttttattgtctttgTCAACTCTTTGACTCATTAAATAATGTTAACTTTCTCAAAGAACCCATTTTGAATGCCTctattttgaaaatccaaaacaaaaacggAAATATTGCTTCACGTATGAACCAGCCTGAAGAATGAGCTTGATATTGATTCAAAGTCGGGTGAAAAACGGcacttttcgatttttgttttaaatttttcaaaaagtgtcAAGTTTTTTTTGGAAAGCTGATCTTAAATAAactaaagaatcgattgagcgaaaaaaaaattggagatgtTAATTGGCGGAGGCTCCAGTTTATACAACGATCGGGCTGAACAAAAAAACTCTTTCGCCGATACAAGAAGAAAGCAGCAAGTAAACCACTTTCATAACGGGTAACGGACAATAcctcgggccctccttagcctattaggctataaagcaagaccatgctgagtgtgactgggttcgattcccggtgccggtctaggcaacttTCGGTATGaagattgtctcgacttccctggacatgaaaatatcatcgtgttagcctcatgata
The nucleotide sequence above comes from Armigeres subalbatus isolate Guangzhou_Male chromosome 3, GZ_Asu_2, whole genome shotgun sequence. Encoded proteins:
- the LOC134219741 gene encoding methylosome subunit pICln isoform X2 encodes the protein MVTIGEAFSPVDGIVYSTSDVKVKIGNNIITSVGELHLTECSLIWSCEERNSSISIPWPRVGVQAITSNPDKCIYLMLDINLTWPGFYEGRAQNNGHGPGEGEGEEDENDEGHESDGSETEMTEMWLLPPTPQIVDEIYSAMRECQSLNPDPGAVSEDEDYMEAEEDELGEVDDMRNLQLDDNRDCNCRRG
- the LOC134219741 gene encoding methylosome subunit pICln isoform X1; amino-acid sequence: MVTIGEAFSPVDGIVYSTSDVKVKIGNNIITSVGELHLTECSLIWSCEERNSSISIPWPRVGVQAITSNPDKCIYLMLDINLTWPGFYEGRAQNNGHGPGEGEGEEDENDEGHESDGSETEMTEMWLLPPTPQIVDEIYSAMRECQSLNPDPGAVSEDEDYMEAEEDELGEVDDMRNLQLDDEDKFADAEE